From a single Candidatus Eisenbacteria bacterium genomic region:
- a CDS encoding VOC family protein: protein MALHRLTTITLGVPDVATAAAFYRDFGLAETGTGSLATPDGGEQLRLVAAARRGLVELGLGAENPDDLGRIAAALARLDVAAQMDGPTLRTREPVTGLTIKITVAPRIQATRTEPTSRNAPGRSERLNRPADGVLRSAAVRPGKLSHVAMASPDHEATVRFFTRGLGFAVSDGLPFVSFMRCSEDHHNVAVQQGPGSFLHHTAWEVADVDEVGRGAAAMLAADPTRHVWGLGRHAIGSNFFWYLCDPAGNFAEYIADLDRITDEAAYAPPAWAGAQMVRAWAPPIPEEFLAPKDLATLLG, encoded by the coding sequence ATGGCGCTACACCGGCTCACCACGATCACTCTCGGTGTCCCCGACGTCGCGACGGCCGCGGCGTTCTACCGCGACTTCGGCCTCGCCGAAACTGGGACCGGCTCGTTGGCGACCCCTGACGGCGGCGAGCAGCTCCGCCTCGTCGCAGCGGCGAGGCGCGGGCTCGTCGAGCTCGGCCTCGGCGCCGAGAATCCCGACGATCTCGGGCGCATCGCTGCCGCGCTCGCACGGCTCGACGTGGCCGCGCAGATGGACGGCCCCACCCTGCGTACGCGCGAGCCGGTGACGGGTCTCACGATCAAGATCACGGTCGCGCCCCGCATCCAGGCGACGCGCACCGAGCCGACGTCGCGCAACGCACCGGGCCGCTCGGAACGCCTGAATCGTCCCGCCGACGGCGTCCTTCGCAGCGCCGCCGTTCGACCCGGGAAGCTGTCGCACGTCGCGATGGCATCGCCCGACCACGAGGCGACGGTCCGCTTCTTCACCCGCGGCCTCGGCTTCGCCGTCAGTGACGGGCTCCCGTTCGTCTCGTTCATGCGCTGCAGCGAGGACCACCACAACGTCGCCGTCCAGCAGGGACCCGGCTCGTTCCTGCACCACACCGCGTGGGAGGTGGCCGACGTCGACGAGGTCGGTCGCGGCGCCGCCGCCATGCTGGCCGCCGATCCGACGCGTCACGTGTGGGGACTCGGGCGGCACGCGATCGGCTCGAACTTCTTCTGGTACCTCTGCGACCCGGCGGGGAACTTCGCCGAGTACATCGCCGACCTGGATCGCATCACGGACGAAGCGGCCTACGCGCCGCCTGCATGGGCGGGCGCGCAGATGGTTCGCGCCTGGGCGCCGCCGATCCCGGAGGAGTTCCTTGCGCCCAAGGACCTCGCGACGCTTCTCGGATAG
- a CDS encoding potassium/proton antiporter, translated as MEPIATAALLAAAGALLIAAAATSTLSQRLGVPALLVVLAVGMLAGSEGIGGIPFSDYALAFRLGTIALVLILFDGGLGTPYAAFRSVAVRAGALASVGVLLTAAITAGIGIALGLSPALAVLVGAVVSSTDAAAVFSVLRGSGMRLKERTGATLEVESGLNDPMAILLTVGATEVMLGKQALGLDLALLAVRQLVLGAAGGVAVGLAGRFLLRVMVLPAAGLYAAVTVALAFVAFGVPTLLDGSGFLAVYVAGLVLAGGPMPYRAGIRRVHDALAWLAQLSMFLMLGLLVFPSRMLAVAPVGILLGGALALVARPVAVLATMMPFRAPWRERMFVAWVGLRGAVPIVLAAYPVLRGVAEGDAIFHLVFFVVLVNSIVPGATVARLARRWQLTTRAPTSAPASVELVSLRDYPGEFVWYTIDRASAVAGASVHELPLPDGCVLTLFLRDAAVLAPRGDTKVLPGDHVCVFVTHEDRPFLDLLFGGGDEDAE; from the coding sequence GTGGAGCCGATCGCGACCGCCGCGTTGCTCGCCGCCGCGGGGGCGCTCCTCATCGCCGCCGCCGCGACGAGCACGCTCTCGCAGCGCCTCGGCGTTCCCGCGCTGCTGGTGGTCCTGGCGGTCGGCATGCTCGCCGGGTCGGAAGGAATCGGCGGGATCCCCTTCAGCGACTACGCCCTCGCCTTCCGGCTCGGCACGATCGCGCTCGTCTTGATCCTGTTCGACGGCGGTCTCGGCACGCCGTACGCGGCCTTCCGTAGCGTCGCGGTCCGCGCCGGCGCGCTCGCGAGCGTCGGCGTGTTGCTCACGGCGGCGATCACCGCCGGCATCGGCATCGCGCTCGGCCTGTCGCCGGCGCTCGCGGTGCTGGTCGGCGCCGTCGTGTCGTCGACCGATGCCGCGGCGGTGTTCTCGGTGCTGCGGGGCAGCGGCATGCGCCTCAAGGAACGCACGGGCGCGACGCTCGAGGTCGAGTCCGGGTTGAACGACCCGATGGCCATCCTCCTCACGGTCGGTGCGACCGAGGTGATGCTCGGCAAGCAGGCCCTGGGGCTCGATCTCGCCCTCCTGGCCGTGCGGCAGCTCGTGCTGGGGGCCGCGGGCGGCGTCGCCGTCGGGCTCGCCGGGCGCTTCCTCCTGCGCGTCATGGTCCTGCCGGCCGCGGGCCTCTACGCGGCCGTGACCGTCGCCCTCGCCTTCGTCGCTTTCGGCGTGCCGACGCTCCTCGACGGCAGCGGGTTCCTGGCCGTGTACGTCGCGGGGCTCGTGCTCGCCGGTGGCCCCATGCCGTACCGCGCCGGTATCCGACGCGTCCACGACGCGCTCGCCTGGCTGGCGCAGCTCTCCATGTTCCTCATGCTGGGGCTGCTGGTCTTCCCGTCACGGATGCTTGCGGTGGCGCCGGTCGGGATCCTGCTCGGGGGTGCGCTCGCGCTCGTGGCACGTCCCGTCGCCGTCCTCGCGACGATGATGCCGTTCCGCGCGCCGTGGCGCGAGCGCATGTTCGTCGCGTGGGTGGGCCTACGCGGCGCCGTCCCCATCGTGCTCGCGGCATATCCCGTGCTGCGCGGCGTGGCCGAGGGCGACGCCATCTTCCACCTCGTGTTCTTCGTCGTGCTGGTGAACAGCATCGTGCCCGGCGCAACGGTCGCGCGGCTCGCCCGACGCTGGCAGCTGACGACGCGCGCGCCGACGAGCGCACCGGCGAGCGTCGAGCTGGTGTCCTTGCGCGACTATCCCGGCGAGTTCGTGTGGTACACGATCGATCGCGCCTCGGCCGTCGCCGGGGCCTCGGTGCACGAGCTGCCACTACCCGACGGCTGCGTGCTGACGCTGTTCCTGCGCGACGCGGCCGTGCTCGCGCCGCGCGGCGACACCAAGGTGCTGCCCGGCGATCACGTGTGCGTGTTCGTGACGCACGAGGACCGCCCGTTCCTGGACCTCCTGTTCGGCGGCGGTGACGAGGATGCGGAGTGA
- a CDS encoding fumarylacetoacetate hydrolase family protein produces MKLVTFTHQRDTRIGVVRGEQVVDLATAAPGLPREMIAFLALGADAMAEARAASERPGARIALTDVRLEPPVLRPPKFLAIGFNYADHVAEAGAERPPFPVFFNKQSTCVVGPYDPFHLPRVSPLLDYEGELGLVIGRRCRHVPRDRAAEVIAGYLVVDDVSVRDWQIRTPTMTMGKSFDTHGPIGPWIVTPDEVGDPHALELRTWVNGELRQHSNTRQLIFDCFAQVEHLSTAFTLEPGDIVTTGTPSGVGGAMKPPRFLAAGDVVRIEIERVGHIENRVIPEPDDTAR; encoded by the coding sequence ATGAAGCTCGTGACCTTCACCCATCAGCGCGACACCCGGATCGGCGTCGTCCGCGGAGAGCAGGTGGTCGACCTGGCGACGGCCGCTCCGGGCCTTCCACGGGAGATGATCGCCTTCCTCGCCCTCGGGGCCGACGCCATGGCGGAAGCGCGCGCCGCCTCGGAACGGCCGGGCGCCCGCATCGCGCTCACCGACGTGCGGCTCGAGCCGCCCGTGCTGCGGCCCCCGAAGTTCCTCGCCATCGGCTTCAACTACGCCGATCACGTGGCCGAGGCCGGCGCCGAGCGCCCGCCGTTCCCCGTCTTCTTCAACAAGCAGTCGACCTGCGTCGTCGGTCCGTACGACCCGTTCCACCTGCCGCGGGTCTCTCCCCTGCTCGACTACGAGGGAGAGCTCGGCCTCGTCATCGGCCGGCGCTGCCGGCACGTACCGCGCGATCGCGCCGCGGAGGTGATCGCCGGCTACCTCGTCGTCGACGACGTCAGCGTCCGCGACTGGCAGATCCGCACGCCGACCATGACGATGGGGAAGTCGTTCGACACGCACGGTCCGATCGGGCCGTGGATCGTCACGCCCGACGAGGTCGGCGATCCGCACGCGCTCGAGCTGCGCACGTGGGTGAACGGCGAGCTGCGGCAGCACTCGAACACCCGCCAGCTCATCTTCGACTGCTTCGCGCAGGTGGAGCACCTCTCGACGGCGTTCACGCTCGAGCCGGGCGACATCGTCACCACCGGCACCCCGAGTGGCGTCGGCGGCGCGATGAAGCCGCCGCGCTTCCTCGCCGCGGGCGACGTCGTCCGCATCGAGATCGAACGTGTCGGCCACATCGAGAACCGCGTGATTCCCGAGCCGGACGACACGGCGCGCTGA
- a CDS encoding serine hydrolase domain-containing protein: protein MSDTTIHGTCDPRFARVKDAFAEGFRTRDEIGAAVALTIDGKPVVDLWAGHADLAKTRPWERDTIVNVYSTTKGMAALCLHQLVDEGRVDLDAPVARYWPEFEQAGKGSIPVRFFLGHRSGLAAARPLLPSPALYDWDAMVTALAAQEPWWEPGTAHGYHAVTFGWLVGEVVRRVTGKSLGTYFRDAIARPLGMDFHIGLHDEEHGRVAEMSPIPLPEPGAETLQLGMVILSNPGGLSAQAFMNPPSIGLGVNYPEWRRAEIPGANGHGDARSLARVYGALARGGSVDGVTVLSTEGVARCHAELSHGPDLVLMVNTRFGHGYMLSQDRKDASFGPGTRSFGHPGAGGSLGFADPDAKLGFGYVMNRMGPNIILDPRATALLDAVYASL, encoded by the coding sequence ATGAGCGACACCACGATCCACGGCACATGTGATCCCCGCTTCGCGCGTGTGAAGGACGCCTTCGCGGAGGGGTTCCGGACCCGCGACGAGATCGGCGCCGCGGTCGCGCTCACGATCGACGGCAAGCCCGTCGTCGACCTCTGGGCCGGTCACGCCGACCTCGCGAAGACGCGCCCCTGGGAGCGCGACACCATCGTCAACGTCTACTCGACGACGAAGGGCATGGCGGCGCTGTGCCTGCACCAGCTCGTCGACGAGGGCCGCGTCGACCTCGACGCGCCCGTCGCGCGCTACTGGCCGGAGTTCGAGCAGGCGGGGAAAGGATCGATCCCGGTCCGCTTCTTCCTGGGCCACCGCTCGGGGCTCGCGGCCGCGAGGCCACTGCTTCCCAGCCCGGCGCTCTACGACTGGGATGCGATGGTGACGGCGCTCGCCGCGCAAGAGCCGTGGTGGGAGCCCGGGACGGCGCACGGCTATCACGCGGTCACCTTCGGCTGGCTCGTGGGTGAGGTCGTCCGGCGCGTGACGGGCAAGAGCCTCGGCACCTACTTCCGCGATGCGATCGCGCGCCCCCTCGGCATGGACTTCCACATCGGTCTTCACGACGAGGAGCACGGTCGCGTCGCCGAGATGAGCCCGATCCCGCTTCCCGAGCCGGGGGCCGAGACGCTGCAGCTCGGGATGGTGATCCTGTCGAATCCCGGGGGCCTGTCGGCCCAGGCCTTCATGAACCCGCCGTCGATCGGGCTCGGCGTGAACTATCCCGAATGGCGGCGGGCCGAGATCCCCGGCGCGAACGGACACGGCGACGCGCGATCGCTCGCGCGCGTGTACGGCGCCCTCGCGCGCGGCGGGAGCGTCGACGGCGTCACGGTCCTCTCAACCGAGGGCGTCGCGCGCTGTCACGCGGAGCTGTCCCACGGACCCGACCTCGTCCTCATGGTGAACACGCGCTTCGGCCACGGCTACATGCTCTCGCAGGACCGCAAGGACGCGAGCTTCGGCCCCGGCACGCGCTCGTTCGGCCACCCCGGCGCCGGCGGCTCGCTCGGCTTCGCGGATCCCGATGCCAAGCTCGGCTTCGGCTACGTGATGAACCGCATGGGCCCCAACATCATCCTGGACCCACGCGCGACCGCGCTCCTCGACGCCGTCTACGCGTCGCTCTGA
- a CDS encoding GntR family transcriptional regulator, translated as MPDHAPTTRADWAHHRLKAAILTGELQPGSKLVADDLAQRWAVSPTPLREAFQRLGGSGLVELTSQRGARVAPFSLEEAADLYELRLLLEPTALRASLEHSDDGHRSQVLAAHERLEAALRARPVDPVEAAEAHLAFHTTLLARCPSAWMRRMTALLAEHSQRYQLLGAQHYRRGSDPQDEHAMLRDAVVRGQIDRAVRGLTRHLEGTRRAVRATMDAEAEPKPRRK; from the coding sequence ATGCCCGACCATGCCCCCACCACCCGCGCCGACTGGGCGCACCACCGCTTGAAGGCCGCCATCCTCACGGGCGAGCTTCAGCCCGGCTCGAAGCTCGTCGCCGACGACCTGGCCCAACGCTGGGCCGTCAGCCCCACGCCGCTGCGCGAGGCCTTCCAGCGGCTCGGGGGCAGCGGGCTCGTCGAGCTGACGTCGCAGCGGGGCGCGCGCGTGGCGCCCTTCTCGCTCGAGGAAGCGGCGGACCTCTACGAGCTACGCCTGCTTCTCGAGCCGACGGCGCTGCGTGCGTCGCTCGAGCACAGCGACGACGGGCATCGCAGCCAGGTGCTCGCCGCGCACGAGCGTCTCGAAGCCGCGCTGCGGGCGCGGCCGGTCGATCCGGTGGAAGCGGCCGAAGCGCACCTGGCGTTCCACACGACGCTCCTCGCCCGCTGCCCGTCGGCGTGGATGCGCCGCATGACGGCGCTCCTGGCCGAGCACTCGCAGCGCTACCAGCTCCTCGGCGCGCAGCACTACCGCCGGGGAAGCGACCCGCAGGACGAGCACGCGATGCTGCGCGACGCGGTCGTACGGGGGCAGATCGATCGGGCCGTCCGAGGGCTCACACGACATCTCGAGGGCACGCGGCGCGCCGTCCGTGCGACGATGGACGCGGAGGCCGAACCCAAGCCGCGGAGGAAATGA